The following coding sequences are from one Musa acuminata AAA Group cultivar baxijiao chromosome BXJ1-6, Cavendish_Baxijiao_AAA, whole genome shotgun sequence window:
- the LOC135676636 gene encoding polygalacturonase inhibitor 1-like, whose protein sequence is MSSPALSVAFFLLLISSSTLLVASMDCNKGDREALLKIKEGLGNPPQLSRWIPATNCCAWDNLYCDDTGRVYNVYIYNADVTAALPVAFGDLSALQSLSLQDMPGLTGPIPRSFAKLSQLYLLSISNTSITGPVPDFLTSTNLSALTLPSNKLSGPIPPALSRLPYLRYVDLSHNMLSGPIPQGLLHGEYQFLILSNNRLTGAIPSSYGKGDVNTIDLGHNRLTGYPSFLFDRTRPTVKLDLSWNELAFDITKAALPWHLEYLDLSHNRIRGGVPKSLKDLYKLLVLNLTYNELCGEIPTGRAMAYHGAECYLHNKCLCGTPLPPCRH, encoded by the coding sequence atGTCTTCCCCGGCTCTCTCCGTTgcattcttcctcctcctcatatCCTCCTCCACGCTTCTGGTTGCGTCCATGGACTGTAATAAGGGCGACCGTGAAGCCCTCCTTAAGATCAAGGAGGGCCTCGGCAACCCTCCCCAGCTCTCGAGGTGGATCCCCGCCACCAACTGCTGCGCGTGGGATAACCTCTACTGCGACGACACCGGCCGCGTGTACAATGTCTACATCTACAATGCCGATGTCACCGCTGCACTCCCCGTGGCCTTCGGCGACCTCTCCGCCCTCCAGAGCCTCTCCCTGCAGGACATGCCGGGGCTCACCGGCCCCATCCCTCGCTCCTTCGCCAAACTCTCACAACTCTACCTCCTATCGATCTCCAACACCTCCATCACCGGTCCCGTCCCGGACTTCCTCACGAGTACTAACCTCAGCGCCCTCACCCTCCCCAGCAACAAGCTCTCCGGACCCATCCCACCCGCGCTGAGCCGCCTCCCTTACCTCCGCTACGTGGACCTCAGCCACAACATGCTCTCCGGTCCGATACCGCAGGGGCTGCTGCACGGAGAGTACCAGTTCCTGATACTCTCCAACAACCGGCTGACGGGGGCGATTCCCAGCTCCTACGGCAAAGGAGACGTGAACACCATCGACCTGGGGCACAACCGGCTCACCGGCTACCCGTCGTTCCTGTTCGACAGAACGAGGCCGACGGTCAAGCTCGACCTGTCGTGGAACGAGCTGGCGTTCGACATCACCAAGGCGGCGCTGCCATGGCACCTGGAGTACCTGGATCTAAGCCACAACCGGATCAGGGGCGGGGTCCCCAAGTCTCTCAAGGACCTGTACAAGCTTCTGGTGCTCAACCTCACCTACAACGAACTCTGCGGGGAGATCCCGACGGGGCGAGCGATGGCATATCACGGCGCCGAGTGCTATCTCCATAACAAGTGCCTCTGCGGGACACCACTCCCACCCTGCCGCCACTGA